The window TCTTCTTCGCAGCCGCTTCGGCCTGATCGTGCACGACCGGGCTATTCATCATGTAGAGCGCTTGGATGGCAACCGTCGTCACATCGCGCTGGCCGGTGACGAGTTCTGGATCGGCCATGTCGAAGACGTTGAGGAACTCTGGCACGTAGCCGCGGGCCATCGGCAGGTAACAGCTGCGGTGTTTGTTTTCCTTCAGCAGCGATTCCCCTTTCACCTGGCGGCCGAGTTCGCCATCGAGTTTCATCACGGGTGAACCGACGGGGCGCTCGAGGTTGAGTTGCCCGGAGGTGGCGAGCACAGTGTCGCGAATGGCTTCGGCTTCGAGACGACGGCGGCTCATGCGCCAGACGTATTTGTTATCGGGATCGCTGCTGTAGTTGGCGTCGTTGTGAGCGCTCGACATTTGATACGTGCGGCTGAGAACGATCTCGCGGATTAGCTGCTTGGTCGACCATTTCTGGTCAATGAACCGCAGGGCCAGATGATCGAGCAATTCGGGATGCGTCGGCATGTCGCCCATCGCGCCGAAGTTATCGACAGTATCGACCAGACCGCGGCCGAAGAGGTGAAACCACACGCGATTGACCATCACGCGGGCAGTGAGCGGATTGCTTTTGTGCGTCAACCAGTTGGCCATTTGCAAACGGCCGCTCTGGGATTTGTCGACTTGCGGCGAGCCAGGGAACTGCAGCACACGGACAAAGCCGCGATCGACTTCATCGCCGAGGTCGTTCACCTCACCGCGGATGTTGATTTTGCAATCCATCAGCTTCGCAGATTCGCGCACGCCCATCGCCGATTCGCCGGGCGGGGCCATCTTCTTTTCGAGCGCATCGCGCTCATCCATCAGCTGGGCCAGGCGGCGTTCTTCCTGACGGAATGGATTGGCGTTTTCGGCCTTCTTCCGCTTGGCGTTTTCTTTGGCTGGCTTGTTGGGGTTTTTCGGATTCCCCAAGATCGGCGCGGGGCTCAGATCAGCTGAGCGTTTGGCGTGGACGAGGTCGAGTTTCGCTTGATTGATTTCACGTTCGATCCGCGCGAGCTCACGGCGGTCTTGCTCAGAGCCGGCTGATTTCGAAGTATCGACGAGCGATACGTATTCCCCTTCGTAGCCGGTTTTGTTGTTGCCGCGTTTCACACCCGAGAAAACATCGGTGCTGCGAAAGATGCCGGCGAGGGCGTAATAGTCTTGCTGTTGAATCGGATCGAACTTGTGATCGTGGCACCGAGCACAGGCGACCGAGATGCCCATGACCGCGCGGGTCACGACGTCGATCTGTTCGTCAGCGACGTCCATCGCGAACTGCTCGGAGTTCTTTTCGTTCAAGCTCCGTGGGCTGAGGGCGAGAAAGCCGGTGGCCGTGATGTGTTCGTTTTTCTCGGCAGCGCCGCGCGATGGCAGCAAGTCGCCGGCGATCTGCTCGCGAATGAATTGATCGTAGGGTTTGTCCTTGGCGAAGGCGTCGTAGACATAGTCGCGATACC is drawn from Anatilimnocola floriformis and contains these coding sequences:
- a CDS encoding DUF1553 domain-containing protein, whose translation is MKRLLPLLFVLAGGLRLANGAENITPAALDFFEKKIRPVLIANCYQCHSASAKEVKGNLRLDTRAGIRKGGDMGPSIVIGKPDQSPLIQALKHQDGLEMPPKQKLSDEIVGDFVKWVTFGAPDPRESNTSTVGKKISLVDARKFWSLQPVKNSPPPATTNTTWARADLDRYVLAGLEKHKLTPVADADKPTLIRRLYFDLIGLPPTPEQIDAFVLDPAPKATEKLVDQLLASPQFGERWGRHWLDVARFGESSGKERNIPYNYAWRYRDYVYDAFAKDKPYDQFIREQIAGDLLPSRGAAEKNEHITATGFLALSPRSLNEKNSEQFAMDVADEQIDVVTRAVMGISVACARCHDHKFDPIQQQDYYALAGIFRSTDVFSGVKRGNNKTGYEGEYVSLVDTSKSAGSEQDRRELARIEREINQAKLDLVHAKRSADLSPAPILGNPKNPNKPAKENAKRKKAENANPFRQEERRLAQLMDERDALEKKMAPPGESAMGVRESAKLMDCKINIRGEVNDLGDEVDRGFVRVLQFPGSPQVDKSQSGRLQMANWLTHKSNPLTARVMVNRVWFHLFGRGLVDTVDNFGAMGDMPTHPELLDHLALRFIDQKWSTKQLIREIVLSRTYQMSSAHNDANYSSDPDNKYVWRMSRRRLEAEAIRDTVLATSGQLNLERPVGSPVMKLDGELGRQVKGESLLKENKHRSCYLPMARGYVPEFLNVFDMADPELVTGQRDVTTVAIQALYMMNSPVVHDQAEAAAKKILGDARHKDDAQRIDYAFRLFLGRPATASQINEVQQYLKKFETANGRQAAWSTLCHTLYASAEFRYVY